The Quercus robur chromosome 7, dhQueRobu3.1, whole genome shotgun sequence genome has a segment encoding these proteins:
- the LOC126692492 gene encoding short-chain dehydrogenase reductase 2a: MSVQVMNEKTLQGIHVLGRENNVPPSPRRLEGKVAIVTGGARGIGEATVRLFSKHGAKVIIADVEDTLGNALANSLAPSVAYFHCDVSLEEDVENLIQSTITHYGQLDILFNNAGVLGNQSKAHKSIADFDIDEFDRVMRVNVRGMALGIKHAARVMIPRVSGCIISTASVAGVMGGLGPHAYTASKHAIVGLTKNAACELGQYGIRVNCISPFGVATSMLINAWRSDDDEEEDCMDFGMPREQEVEKMEDFVRGLANLKGPTLRAKDIAEAALYLASDESKYVSGHNLVVDGGITTSRNCVGL, encoded by the exons ATGTCTGTCCAAGTGATGAACGAGAAAACCCTTCAGGGAATTCATGTCTTAGGAAGGGAAAACAATGTTCCTCCCTCCCCTAGAAG GTTGGAGGGAAAAGTAGCCATTGTCACTGGTGGTGCTAGAGGGATTGGAGAAGCAACAGTACGGCTTTTTTCTAAACATGGTGCCAAAGTAATCATTGCTGATGTTGAAGACACTCTTGGAAATGCGCTTGCTAATTCCTTAGCTCCTTCGGTTGCCTATTTTCACTGTGATGTTAGCTTAGAAGAAGATGTTGAGAATTTAATCCAATCCACCATTACTCACTATGGACAGCTTGACATCCTTTTCAACAATGCTGGTGTTCTTGGAAATCAATCCAAGGCTCACAAGAGCATTGCAGACTTCGATATCGATGAATTCGATCGTGTCATGCGTGTCAATGTGAGAGGCATGGCACTAGGGATTAAGCATGCTGCACGTGTAATGATTCCTAGAGTAAGTGGGTGCATTATTTCCACAGCTAGTGTAGCTGGAGTTATGGGAGGGCTTGGTCCACATGCTTATACAGCTTCAAAGCATGCCATTGTTGGGCTTACAAAGAATGCAGCTTGTGAATTAGGTCAGTATGGGATTAGAGTTAATTGCATTTCTCCATTTGGGGTTGCCACATCCATGTTAATTAATGCATGGAggagtgatgatgatgaagaagaggatTGCATGGATTTTGGGATGCCTCGGGAACAAGAAGTTGAGAAAATGGAGGACTTTGTGAGAGGACTTGCCAACTTGAAAGGTCCAACCTTGAGGGCTAAAGATATAGCTGAAGCTGCTCTTTACCTTGCTAGTGATGAATCCAAATATGTTAGTGGTCATAACCTTGTTGTAGATGGTGGCATTACCACCTCAAGAAATTGTGTGGGCTTGTAA